One window from the genome of Parachlamydiales bacterium encodes:
- a CDS encoding methionyl aminopeptidase, whose protein sequence is MQKRNELCWCGSGKKWKACHYPIHRNQVKPLDSKELYYKKNGIILKTPEQIEGIRQACHLAAEILDKTCAIAKVGVTTDELNQFAHQLHLDAGAIPAPLKYGHPPFPKSICTSINEVICHGIPDDTPLREGDIINIDVTVILKGYYGDCSRMVMIGAVSEDKKRVVDVSYECLMRSIAILKPGVRVFQIGQVIEDYAKQHSCSVVNQFVGHGVGVEFHEGPQIPHSRNNSQIELAAGMTFTIEPMINAGLREGVVDPKDQWTARTVDGKPSGQWEHTLLITENGFEILTPWKRN, encoded by the coding sequence ATGCAAAAACGAAATGAACTTTGCTGGTGCGGCAGTGGTAAAAAATGGAAAGCTTGCCACTACCCAATCCATAGAAATCAAGTTAAACCTTTGGATTCCAAAGAATTATACTATAAAAAAAACGGAATTATCCTCAAAACTCCCGAACAAATTGAGGGGATACGCCAAGCCTGCCACTTAGCGGCTGAGATCTTAGATAAAACATGTGCAATAGCCAAAGTTGGAGTAACCACCGATGAACTCAATCAATTTGCTCATCAACTGCATCTAGATGCCGGAGCTATTCCCGCCCCTTTAAAATACGGACATCCCCCCTTCCCGAAAAGCATCTGCACTTCTATCAATGAAGTCATTTGTCATGGTATTCCCGACGATACCCCTCTAAGAGAGGGCGACATAATAAACATCGACGTCACTGTAATTTTAAAAGGATATTACGGCGACTGCAGCCGGATGGTTATGATCGGAGCGGTCAGCGAAGATAAAAAACGTGTTGTCGACGTCTCTTACGAATGTTTAATGCGTTCTATTGCTATCTTAAAGCCTGGAGTTAGAGTATTCCAGATCGGCCAGGTCATCGAGGATTATGCCAAACAACACAGTTGCTCTGTTGTGAACCAATTTGTAGGACACGGAGTGGGTGTCGAGTTTCACGAAGGCCCTCAGATTCCCCACAGCCGTAACAACAGCCAAATAGAACTTGCAGCCGGTATGACCTTTACCATTGAACCTATGATTAATGCAGGACTACGTGAAGGTGTTGTAGACCCCAAAGACCAATGGACTGCACGCACCGTAGATGGCAAGCCAAGCGGCCAATGGGAGCATACATTGCTCATTACCGAAAACGGCTTTGAAATTCTAACGCCTTGGAAAAGAAATTAA
- a CDS encoding glucose-6-phosphate isomerase — translation MSLLKEAPANISEFTSSIAYKELEKLAKHPFDLTASNALTPERVQKYISQACGYKLLYGTERIDDQIMQQLIELAKERKVFEKMQQLQAGEKINFIKGFDSENRAVLHTALRDQFDNPRQDPAAKEARLMAKQQLDALKKFSEDIEKDPAIQNLIIVAIGGSELGPKACYNALMYLKKPNRKVYFISNVDPDAVAKTLKCVSLKNTIVAVVSKSGSTLEIATNELLLRDAYRQAGLDANQYFYAVTGQGSPLDNPKNYRGVFLLWDWVGGRYSSTSTVGGLPIVFSEGYDAFIEFLRGAHAMDQAALTPTLKTNLPLLAALLGIWNRNFLKSPTLAIIPYSVALSFFCDHLQQLDMESNGKRVDQNGNFVEFDTGPIIWGRPGTDAQHSFFQLLHQGTSRIPIEFIGFLEGQYKHDLELEGTTSQQKLLANLLAQSISLAKGQKSKNPNKDFPGNSPNHVLIAKQLTPYQLGALLSYHENKVVFQGFIWGINSFDQEGVQLGKVMSKQLIDQQKKGSGPVADLAGIAMLNEFKGL, via the coding sequence ATGTCCCTTTTAAAGGAAGCCCCTGCAAATATATCAGAGTTTACAAGCAGCATTGCTTACAAAGAGCTTGAAAAATTAGCGAAGCATCCCTTTGATCTGACAGCTTCTAATGCATTAACCCCTGAGCGAGTACAAAAATACATTTCTCAAGCATGCGGTTACAAGCTTCTTTACGGGACTGAGAGAATTGACGATCAGATAATGCAGCAATTAATTGAACTTGCCAAAGAACGCAAAGTTTTTGAAAAAATGCAGCAGCTACAAGCCGGTGAGAAGATAAATTTTATTAAAGGCTTCGACAGCGAAAACAGAGCAGTACTCCATACAGCCTTGAGAGATCAGTTTGATAATCCGCGTCAAGATCCCGCAGCGAAAGAAGCGCGTTTAATGGCAAAACAGCAGTTGGATGCATTAAAGAAGTTCTCTGAAGATATTGAGAAAGATCCTGCGATTCAAAATCTCATTATTGTTGCTATAGGTGGATCTGAATTAGGTCCAAAAGCATGCTATAATGCACTGATGTATTTGAAAAAGCCTAACAGAAAAGTCTACTTTATCAGTAATGTGGACCCGGACGCTGTTGCAAAAACTTTAAAGTGCGTTTCATTAAAAAATACCATCGTTGCTGTCGTCTCGAAATCGGGATCAACTTTAGAGATTGCTACCAATGAGCTCCTTTTAAGGGATGCATATAGGCAGGCAGGATTAGATGCCAATCAGTATTTCTACGCTGTCACGGGACAGGGGTCTCCACTGGACAACCCTAAAAATTACCGCGGCGTTTTTCTACTGTGGGATTGGGTTGGCGGAAGATATTCCTCTACATCTACAGTAGGGGGGCTTCCAATCGTTTTTTCCGAAGGCTATGATGCATTTATCGAATTTTTACGTGGCGCCCATGCTATGGATCAGGCAGCCCTTACTCCTACTTTAAAAACAAATCTACCCCTCTTAGCCGCCCTTCTAGGAATTTGGAATCGTAATTTCCTCAAGTCTCCCACGTTAGCCATCATTCCTTATTCCGTTGCGTTGAGCTTTTTCTGCGACCATTTGCAGCAACTTGATATGGAGTCTAACGGTAAAAGAGTAGATCAAAATGGCAATTTTGTAGAATTCGACACCGGTCCGATCATCTGGGGAAGGCCCGGAACAGATGCTCAGCATTCGTTTTTCCAACTACTACACCAAGGAACTTCACGTATTCCTATAGAATTTATCGGGTTCCTTGAAGGTCAGTATAAACACGATCTAGAATTGGAAGGGACGACTTCGCAGCAAAAACTGCTCGCAAACCTTCTGGCACAGTCCATTTCTTTGGCAAAAGGGCAGAAAAGCAAAAACCCTAATAAAGATTTCCCGGGTAATTCACCTAATCATGTGTTGATAGCTAAGCAGTTGACTCCTTATCAGTTAGGCGCGCTGCTCTCCTATCATGAGAATAAAGTGGTTTTCCAAGGCTTTATCTGGGGGATTAATTCTTTCGACCAAGAAGGGGTACAGCTTGGTAAAGTCATGTCCAAACAGCTGATTGACCAGCAGAAAAAGGGGAGCGGCCCGGTAGCCGATCTTGCAGGAATAGCAATGTTAAATGAGTTTAAAGGGCTATAG